The nucleotide window TCGAATCAAGCGAATAGGTGCCGATCGTCTGCCCGCCCTGGTCGCGCACGTTCTTGTACCGGGTGAGGTCCAGCGTGTGGGAGAAGTTGGTCTCCTGGCGGACGACCACCAGGGTGGGCGTCTCCGGGATGCTGCTCACCGGGATCAGCCGCTGCTCGCCGGCCAGCGAGTACGCGGTCATGAACTCCCCGGAGTGGGGGAGGTATCCGGCAACCTGCAGGTCCGCCCCGCCGCGCCAGTTTTCGCGGTGCGCGTCGATCGAGAAGTACATCTCGAGCTTCGGAAGACGCGCCAGCATCTGGAGCAGGTCCTCGCGGCTGCGGCCCGTCTCCTTGGCCATCTTGGCGAGCAGGATTCCCCCGCTCTCGCCGCGCAGGTAGGCGCGGACCTCCAGCTTGTGCTCCGGGACCTGCGACTTGCGCATGTCGTTCTTCATGCGCTGGCGCAACCCTTCGTCAGACAGGGCGCGGGCCAGGGCGCGGACGAACTCGTTCATCGTCGCCTGTTGCTCCGCACTCGGAGCCTTCGAGGCGGCGGCGTTCTGCGTGGGCATGCCGGGCGAGAGGGTGGGGTTCTCGTCGGCACAGGCGGCCACTGCGGCGGTCGTGCACAGCAGGGCAGCGAGCGTACGGCTACGGACCATTGTTCCTCGGCGTGAAAGAGAGTGGTGGGGTTGGTCGCCGCTGCTTCCGCGCGGTTCGCTCCGCTCCTCGGCCGCACATGCGTGCCCCGGAGTGAGTGAAGGATTCCAGCGAGCGACTACCGAAGGATCGCCGCAAGAACCTCTTCCTTACATCCCCCACACGCCGCAAATTCAGACATTATGATGCACCGCTGGAACCCACCATCCGCGACACCACCCGCAGCTCGAACGCACTAGTAAGCGCGGCGAAATCAAGCGACGTGAGCGCACCGAGGCTAAGTCCGACGTGCTGTCGGGCGACTCGCGCCAGCGTCCGTTCCGACGTTCCCACCTCCGCGGCGACACTGGCCCACTTCCGGCCGGGGGGGCGGCGTGCCACGGCGCGGAGTAAAACGAGCCAACTCAGGACCTCGTCCAGCCGCATCGCGTCACCCGGCTGCGTCACCCGCTGCCACTGTCTCGTCAGGGTGGAGCGGTCACACCCAACCCGGTCGGCAAGGTCGGCGACCTCCTTCACCGGGTTCGAACTGTGGCACGCATGGGCGACCGCGATGCGCAAGCGGACAGGCAGATGGTGCGCGTCCCGCACGCGTGACCCTACATCCCGCAGATACGCCGCGCCGGTAGCGCGTGAGATCGCGGGCAACAGTGAGCGGTTCGCCTCGCGCTTCACCACCACCTCGTCCACGGAGAGGCTCCGCGCGAGTGCCTCCCCCAGTGCGGTCCCCTGGACCACCAGAACCAGCGGTGACTGTGGAGCCCCCTGGGCCGCTCTCCGGAGACGCGCCACCGCCGGGTCAGTTTGAGGACAGTTGACGTGGACCACCGCGCAGCTCGATCCGCGGCGGGCGTCGTCGAAGCTGTCCCACTCGTCGAACCAGAGAACCCGTGCTCCCACGGCTTCGATGGCGCTGTACAACGACCGTGCGTCGGGATTCGAGGAGTAGACGACGATTGAGCGAAGTGCACACAACATGAGACAAAACTGTGAGGGGATTGCTTGGCGGCGACGAAACTAACAAGAAACGCACGTTCACGGAAGGTCGGCCGTAAACATGTGGCGTCCCCTCCGGCGTTCTGAAGCAACCGGGGGTACCACCGTCACATCCGCCGGCACGCGTGCCCTGCTTGCGAGGCCCCTGCGCCGAGGGGATCGCCTCCGCAGACGATCCCCTCTTCATCGATTCCGCCTGGAACGGCCGGTCAGCAGGTGACTGCCGGAGGCATGGGCTCGCACGGGTCATTGCCGATCCCGGAAACGGCAAAGCTCGCCGGGTGGTGCCGCGATTCGGGCACCCGTCGGCCGCATGGCATTGAGGAGCAGAGAGCAACGTCCCGGAGCGAACGCAGGATACGCAAGCCACCTGGACGCACGGCGCAAGCCCGCCTTTACGCGAGGAGCAGAGCTCGCGCGGGGCCCGCGGCCAACGTTACCAGAGCGTGCTCACGCCGGGCCCTGCGGCTCCGGTTTACACCGTGACCTCGTGCCGGGCCACTCCACTACAAGTGTTTCGTATGCGCAAGTACTTACTCTAAACGTTCGTGTGAAGTCGCGCTTGGTCATCTGGCGTCTGCTGCCGATGCATCGGGCGCTGCGGGATTCAGTGCCACCGGGGTGATGCACGCAAGCCGCCCCTCCCCCAGAACTCTGGAGAAGGGGCGGCAGGCGTCGAGCGGGGGCGGGGGCGCGTGCCCCCGCCTTTTGCATCGAGACTAGCGGTTCATGCTGGCGATGATGCGGTTGGCGGCCGAGGTCAGCTCCGCGCCCGTCGAGGCCGGGAGCTGTCCGCTGCGCACCGCCGCTTCCACGTGGTTCAGGAAGGCGCGCATCTGGCCGTTGGCGGCGGCCAGGTTGCCGCGGTCCAGCGACGCCTGCGCGTTGCGCAGCGGTGCCGAGAACGAGGCCGACTGGTCGAGGCCCGCGACCGCATCGAGCAGGTTGGCGGCGATGGCCTGCTGCGCCGTCAGCACCGTCACCGTCGCCGTGCCGCTGCCCGTGCCGCCATCGTTGTCCTGCACCGTCACGTTGACCGTGTGGGTGCCGGCGGCGGTGTAGGTGTGGCTAAGCGAGAAGCTCTGGCCGTTCAGCGCCAGCGGGTGCAGCCCGGTGCCGTCGCCGTAGTTCACCGTCGCCGTCCACTGGTCCGGGTCCGCGTCGGCAAAGGAGCCGGCGGCGGCGTAGCTCTCACCCTGCAGGAGGGTGGCGCCGCCAAAGGAGGCGACCGCCGGCGAGATGTTGGCGATCACGGCCACGGTGGTGGTCGTGGTCGTCAGGTTCGCCGCATCCTTCACCGTGAGCGTAACGGTGTAGCTGCCGGCGCGCATGTAGGTGTGCGTGGGCTTCACCGCGCTCGAAGTGTTCGCCGCGCCCGAGGCCGGGTCGCCGAAGTTCCAGGCCAGCGTCACCGGCTTGCCGTTCGGGTCGGCCGAGGCGCTGCCGTCGAACTGCATCGCCACGCCCTTGTTCCCCGCGTACCCGCTCCCGGCGTTCGCCACGGGGGCGGCGTTCGGATTCTGCCCGGTCACGGCGCGGTAGATGTTGATGCGGCCCGCGCCGGTGCGCCCGTCCCAACCCGGGGCTTCCACGTCGTCCGCCGTCTGGATCATGCGGGCGCGGACGTCGGCCGCGCGCGTCATTCCCGTGGCGTACAGCAGGGCGGCCAGCCCGGCCACCTGCGGCGTGGCCATCGAGGTGCCCGACTTCCAGGTGTAGCTGTTGCTGGAGTGCAGCGGCGCCAGGATGAAGCTGGCGGCCGTGCCCTGCGCGTTGCTGTCGCCGCCCGGCGCCGAGATCTCGATCTGCGGGCCGTAGTTGCTGTAGCTGGCCTTGGTGTCGCTCCAGTTGGTGGCGCCCACGGCCATGCACTCGGGGAAGCGGGCCGGGTAGCCGATGCCGCCCGTGTAGCCGTTCGGCTTGTTGTCGTCGTTGCCCGTGGCGCACACCGGGAGCGCTTCCTTGCTCAGGGCGTACTGCATGGCCGTCTGCTGCGCGGCCGAGCCGGTGCCGTCCGGGTTACCGCCGAAGCTGCCCAGGCTCATGTTGATCACGTTGGCGCCGTTGTTGGCGGCCCACACGATGGCGTTGGCGGTGGCCGACGACGGGCAGCTGCCCGCCGAGTTGCACACCTTGCCGATGAGAAGCTTGACGTTGTTGCCGTAGGCCACGCCCGGGATGCGCACGTCGCCGCGCGATGCCGCGATGCCGGCTACGTGCGACCCGTGCCCCTGGTCGTCGGTGTAGTTGCCGGTGCCGACGGTCAGCGTGTCCGAGAGAAAGCGGCGGCCGCCCAGGATCTTGCCCGCGAACGCCGGGTGCGTGGTGCGGATGCCGGTGTCCAGGATCGCGATCACCGCCGAGCCCGCGAAGTTGGCGCCCAGGTGGTCGTACGTCTCGGCCCAGTCCATGTCCGCGTCCACCTTGCCCGTGGTCACGGTGCCCCAGCCCTGCAGCGCCATGTTCATGGTGCCGGGGTTGTGCAGGTCCCACTTCCACAGGGCGATGTCGCCGTCCGGCAGGTCGCACGAAGTCGAAGTCTCGCACGGCCCCACGCGCATGATCAGGTCCGGCTCGGCGAACTCGACGTTCGGGTTCTTTGAGAGCTGCGCGGCGATCTCCCTCTCCTGCCCCACCGGCACCTCCAGGATCTCGGTGCGCTCCAGCAGCATGTCCGCCTTCTTGTTGGCGCGGTGCTGCTGCGCGATCTCCGAGCGCGCGGCGCCCGGACGGAAGCGCACGATGATCTGCCCCGGCACGATGTCGTGCGCGTCGGCGGCGGTCTCGCTGAGCTTGACCCCGCCCGGCGAGAGCGCATCGCTCGCCGCGTCCACGGGGTTCAGATCGGAACAGGCACCCAGACCGAACAGACCGGCAAGGAAAAGGGGCGCAGCACGCTTCATGGTATCTCTCGAAAGGGGGGTTCTGCCGGCGAACGCCGGCGACTTCTTCCTTCCCGGGAGGAGATGGAAGCCCCGTGAAGGGGCTCGGGAAGGCGGAAGCGGGTAGGATGCTCAGCGCTCCATCTGCTACTGAACAAGGTTCAGTTTAATGGAGGGGGGGCGGTTCGTCAAGAGCCGGCCGCAACGTAAATCGTTGGGGGTGAATACCTTGGGCGCCCCTCCACAGGTTGGCCTGATGTTGGCGTTGGCGGCAAGCGCGGCGGGGCTCCCGAAACGTTCGGGAGCCCCGCTTCTGACCGCGAAAAGTGTGGCGTCAGCCGGCGAGCGCGTCCAGCAGCTTGACGTGGATGCCGCCAAAGCCGCCGTTGCTCATCACCAGCACGACCTCGTTCCCCTTGAGCTCGGGAACAAGGCGGCGGACGATTTCGTCCGGGTCGGGTATGAAGTCGGCCGGCTTGCCTGCGGCGCGCCAGGCGGCTACCAGCTCGTTGGGGTTGAGCGCGGTGTCCTCGGTGTAGCGCTCGGGGTGGAAGAGCCCCGCCAGCACCACCCGGTCCGCGGCGGCGAAGGCGTCGCGGTACGAGTCCTGGAATTCGCGCCGCTGCGCCGTGTACGAGCGCGGCTCGAAGACGGCCACGATGGGCCGCCCGCGGAAGCGCTGGCGGATCGCCTCGATGGTCTCGCGCACCGCCGTCGGGTGGTGGGCGAAGTCGTCGACCACGGTTACGCCGCGCGCCTCGCCGCGCACCTCCATCCTCCGCTTGACGCTGCGAAAGGTGCGCAGCCCCTCGAGCACCCCGTCGCGGTCGGCGCCGATGAAATCGGCCACGGCGATCACCGCCAGGATGTTGCGCACGTTGATGGCGCCCGTCACCGGCGTCTCCACCACGCCCCACTCCTCGCCGTCGTGCACGGCGGTGAAGCGCGTCCCCTCTGGCCCGAACTCCACGTCGCGCGCCGTCCACCGCGGGTGCTCACCG belongs to Longimicrobium sp. and includes:
- a CDS encoding S8 family serine peptidase, with product MKRAAPLFLAGLFGLGACSDLNPVDAASDALSPGGVKLSETAADAHDIVPGQIIVRFRPGAARSEIAQQHRANKKADMLLERTEILEVPVGQEREIAAQLSKNPNVEFAEPDLIMRVGPCETSTSCDLPDGDIALWKWDLHNPGTMNMALQGWGTVTTGKVDADMDWAETYDHLGANFAGSAVIAILDTGIRTTHPAFAGKILGGRRFLSDTLTVGTGNYTDDQGHGSHVAGIAASRGDVRIPGVAYGNNVKLLIGKVCNSAGSCPSSATANAIVWAANNGANVINMSLGSFGGNPDGTGSAAQQTAMQYALSKEALPVCATGNDDNKPNGYTGGIGYPARFPECMAVGATNWSDTKASYSNYGPQIEISAPGGDSNAQGTAASFILAPLHSSNSYTWKSGTSMATPQVAGLAALLYATGMTRAADVRARMIQTADDVEAPGWDGRTGAGRINIYRAVTGQNPNAAPVANAGSGYAGNKGVAMQFDGSASADPNGKPVTLAWNFGDPASGAANTSSAVKPTHTYMRAGSYTVTLTVKDAANLTTTTTTVAVIANISPAVASFGGATLLQGESYAAAGSFADADPDQWTATVNYGDGTGLHPLALNGQSFSLSHTYTAAGTHTVNVTVQDNDGGTGSGTATVTVLTAQQAIAANLLDAVAGLDQSASFSAPLRNAQASLDRGNLAAANGQMRAFLNHVEAAVRSGQLPASTGAELTSAANRIIASMNR